Genomic window (Pongo abelii isolate AG06213 chromosome 4, NHGRI_mPonAbe1-v2.0_pri, whole genome shotgun sequence):
CAGGTGTCAGCTGGGTCGACTGAAGGAAGCGGAGATCTCAGGAAGCAGTACATGGTGGTACAGTGGGAGCATGGCATCTGTGGGGAAGACTGCAGTGGGATCCCACCTCTATTGCTGGCCAGCTGTGATCTCGTACAGGATACTTAATCCCTTTCTAGCTCAGTTTCTTTAGCGGTAAAGCCAGCGCAGTGTTACCGTGGAGCTGGTATGTGAAAGTAATGCATGTTAAGTGTGTAGTATGTGCCTGATACATTGTTAGTGCCCAGTAAATGTTAGTTATCAGGTGAGGGGTGGGATATGGGGTTGAATAGATTTGCCTCTTCCACTCATAGAGGCAGGATGTGCAAGGAGGGGTGGAGATATGCAGCAAGGGATTGGGCATGAAGGTTTTCTCCAGGCCTGGGGAAAACACTCGGCCTGGAGATATTCAGGAGTCCCTGGCCCAGAGGAGATTACAACTCTGCAGGGATATGAGCCACGAGTGAAATGTAGACATAGGCCTAAGGAAGCAATCAGACACTTCCAGAATAGAGGACATTTGCTAAGACAGCTGGCCTGGATACTTCAAAAAGTATCATGGGAAAATATATCGGGGTTGTTCTAGACTGAAAGTGACTAGAGTTGAAACCAAAAGAATGTATGAACCTTGATGGGACctggttgttgttgctgttgttgtttttaaagacaaACATTCTGGAGACAATTGTTGAATACTGATTAAGAGCTCTGTATTAGAGGCTATAAAGAAGttactgtttatatttttaggcATGATAATCTTACTGTAATCATGTAGAACAGTGTCTTTGTTCTCAGGAAATCTATGTGATAATACTCAGGGGTGAAATGTCattatatgtacacatgcatggGGTGGAGAGAATAGTAAAtctggcaaaatgttaacaactaTTCAATCCAAGTGGAGAGTATGTATCTGAGTATTCATTGTGCTAGCCTTTCAACTTTTTCTGGATGTGTGGaatttttcaatataaaaaaatgagaaaaaaggccTATGGAAAAACTAGGAACCAGTACGCAACAGGAAAAGGAATTCTTTGAAGGAAAAACAGGATCCACCTACCAAGAGAGCAATTTCAAGGGAGAGATTAAGCAAAATGAAGGCTGCAAATAGATCATCATATTTGGTCACTGAGAGATTGTGGCAGCTTGGAAATAGTCCAGTGAAGCACAGAAAACTgacatgcaccctagaacttaaagtataacaaataaatatatatatatatatgtatatatatatatgaaaagaaaactgACCCAGAGTAAAGGAGTAAAAACTGGGGAGGAAGGATAGGCAGCCAGGACTTGTTGGCCCTTCTGGGTTAAGTCTTTCTTTTCAGTAAGAAAGGGAGACTGCGCATTGCTGAGGAAGAAGAGCCTGGGGGAACGGGAGGGACTGAGACAGCGAAAGGGGGAATACTACAGGAGGAAAGACCCAGTAAACGtgggagaggaatgggatggaaaatgACAGGAAGATGTGGCCTTAAGTGGAGGGATGCTTTCCCCTTCAGCCCAGAGGTGAGGACTATGACGACATGTGGGGAGGAAACCCTCTTCCTAGTGACAAGGGGATGAGGTGATGTCTTGCTAAGGTGGCAGATGTGAGGCCCGAAAGTGGACATATGTGCCACACTTGTCATTAGGTCTGAAGCAAGGGAAGGATGGCCGAGGGGAGACAGAGTGCGCCTGGTATTGGTTGAATAATATGGGCAGTAAAAAAGCGGGCTCTGGGACTGCCCCGATGAGGGCTAGAGATGATGCAGCTCTACAGCAGTCATGGAAACTAGAGGGGACGtcccccccgccccacccttCAGAACTTGGTGTTAGGCAGATTATGCATTAGGaactctttttttggggggtaaaAAGCTTTCTCATTTCCACGCACCCTCCACCTTGGGCTGCTAGGTGTATAGGCACATGGTGTGATAAGTCTTTGGTATGGAATGAAGCTGTATCCTTTCAAAGTCACCAGGTTCGGGTTCCCAGCCCTAAGTGGCCATGGCACTGGGTGGTCTGGGTTCACGGGGCTCCTGGAGCTCTCGGGTGTCCCGTGTGCCACCCCATTCCTTGCATGCATGCCCACGAAAGGCCGCCCAGGTACCCCAGGTGACCCCATGGAAGTGAGTTTTGGTTCTGCTCTGGCTTCGAAGTGCTTCTCAAGCTGAAGCCTTAGGGTGTGGAAGACCCTACAGTTAGCTGGAGCTTCCGAGTGAGTAGCGGCTGCGGGCCTGGCTTCGGTCGCGGCTTCGGTCCCAGTGGGGGCTGAAGGCATTGGCATTGGACGGAGAAGCGCTGTCCTGGGGTGGAGAAGTGGCCACACCCCTACAGGAGGACCTTTGTGATGACGCAGCCGTCCCTGTCACCCTCGGGGTCGTCCTTGAGCGGTGGCGCAGCAGGGGCCCAGCCCAAGGCGCCCTCACGGCGGCTCACCTCCCGCAGCCGCGCCTGCAGCGCCTCCCGCTCGGCCTGCAGCTCCCGGCGCGCCTGGGCCGCGGCGCGCTCCTCCTCCTGCAGCGCCCTCCGCCTCCGCTCCAGGGCGCGCTCGCCCTGCTCCACGGCCGCCTCACGCCGCTCCAGCTCCCGCTCCCGCCGGCTGCCGCGCACGGCCAGCGCGCCCATCTGTTCCAGCAGGCGCGCCCAGTCGCCCTCAGGGGCCGCAGCGGGGCCAGGCGGCGGCGGGCAGGGCGCGGCAGGTGGGGAGCGCCGGGCGCCGCTGCTCTCCAGCTCTCGCCGGTGCGCGCTCCTCAGGTGCCTCCACAACGCCGAGGTCCCCGCGTGGAAACCCGGGCCGCGGCCCACCTGCTCCCCGCACAGACGGCAGGTGGCCCAGTGGCCCGACGGATGCCCGGGGCGCCCCGGCGCCAGGTGGAAGTAGCCCCAGGCCTCGGAGTACGGCGCCCCCAGGCAGCCGGGAGGCGTCGGCGCCTGCTCCAGTCCCGGACACTGACCGCCCCGCGCCGCCGCGTCGTCCAGCCTGCGGGCCTCGTCCATGGTGCAGGCCGGCTCGCCGCTCCTCATTCTGCGGCGCCCGCACGCTGGGGAGCAGGGGAAGAATAATAATGAGTGTTAGGATCAAGCACACAGCTCCTAGACTACAGTTAGCCTAAGAAACCATGCCGCCCTCCATTTTCTTACCGATAAAAATCCTATAGTGTGGGTAGATGtctaaatttctttctaattaaTCTTCAGTATTAAGTGTTGATTCCTcagaaaaaactgttaaaaatgtcCAGCCCTTCCTATACTAGGAATCCTCTTTGAAATCAAGTGGGTCCCCAGTCAACAAGTATTTATACTAATAGTGGGAGGCTAAGCTGCTTGAACGGAAAGAACTAGCTAACTCCGTGCTGTGTCTGTATTAGCTTTAACTAGTCTCTGCTTtcttaacaataacaacaataaaaaaggtaCTGTCTCCAGAATAACAGCGAGGCTCCCTTATGCAGTCTTCTCTGGGTGCTGCAAAGCACACTTCAGCAATGACCAGAAAAGAAAGCTTTGGGaatgaaaattttgtttcttaaactTCAGGAGTGGAAGAGCCAGTAGTGAACAgccttttaaaaagctttcaaagACTGTATGTTTTTCAAGATAAAAGTATGTTTTTGTGATTATAAAAACAATCTACTTATGAGAAAATAGGCAGTACTGAAAGCAATGCTTTTAAGATATGCACATTTAGGAAACAGCAATATCCAAAGCAGCATTCTAAATTTTTACCTTTAAATTAGACAGTGGGTCATTTCCCAAGGATTCTGGGGTCCCTGTCATTGCCTCAGGGTTTCCAACCATCTCAGGTTCCACGGGTAGAAACAATGCATGCAACACGATTCCTGAGTTCTGAGGAACCATCAGCAGTGCTAGGAGTAAATTCAAGGACAGGCAGGCCAGTGAAAGAAATGCATTCAAACCACCTTAAAGACAGATACTAGAAATACTGAGCAGCGCCATGCCCTCCTTCACTTTTTCTAACCCTTTCATAGATACCCAAggcataaaacaaataaaattagttttctttattgtttgtGCTAACTAAAAGATCCCCTCTACATATTTGCAAGATACAAAGTTTGCTCAATACTTTtaattaaggaagaaaaagaaagaaaataacgtCTTGCTTTGTTCAAcacaaaatctgttaaaaggATCCAAACATAATGCAATGTCATTGCACAGTCTTTTTTATTAGGAAACTAATTTACTACTGCAATAACCTATTAAAGAAAAGGGAATACAGAAAAAGGTGAAGTTTATTCGTTAGGAAATAAGTTCACAAAGGACCAAATGTGTGATTCTAGATAAATTTGCTTTGAAAGTTGAAaaacaatgagaagaaaacacaTGACAGACTTCTTGAGCTGTTCTGAGAACTTATCTCAGGGAGAAAATCAAGGGCAGGGTGAGACCCAGTACAGTGAGATCAATGCTGCTCATACTGTCAGATTTTGAACCAGCAGCCATGGAGATGACAAAGTTCCAGAATCTTTCTTGTTAAACACAACTGGGAAAAACTGAAGACAAAGATGAGAATAGGAAAAATAAGCTGCTATAGTTACAGTAGCATTTAGTGTAAACTATGAATTCAGTTGCTAATAGTCTTGTTGCAGATGCACTGTACTTTTCTAAACCTAATTATTCTTTTTCCCACCAACCAAGTCCACTCCGGATCAGGTATGACATTTaacatatcatttttaaaaaaagataacaaacATACCAGAATCATCAAAAAAGGCAAGTACCATGCCTCTTCTAACAAAGAAATGGCTATTTACATGTCTTCTGATACACAGGCATTGATTTAAATATGGTCACTCATGATAAAGACCAATTAGCATAAAAAATCTTTAGAAATTAAAGGCTACATTTTCCCCCAAGAGATGTATTACACTGCTAAAGTCTCAAAAGTGGGGGAAAGTAGGATGAGGAGTTACAGACCACCTTCAAGAACAGTATTTTTATGGCCAGTAAATATTATGGTTATATAACATTATGGTTGCTAAACAGAGTAAGATTTAAGtggtataaacatttttaattatctaACTTTACCTAGAATTTTtcctatacttttttcttttttaaaatttctatttccttCTATATTGAATCTGATCTTTCCTGAGGTCCTTTTTTATTACTGGACAAACACAAAAGTGCAGAGACTATTATAATGAATCTTTACGACtaatttactttataaattaaaaggGATGTAAACGTTTCCTATAACATCAAGAGTATTGCTTTGCATTCTGATATGCTTTCTTGAGCCAAAGCTTGGAAACTGCACATAAACCCGCAGATTCTCTTACTTGTGTCAAAGTCTGAGAGTCATCCTTACTGATGTGCCCCTAATAGTGCCAGAGGTGACCGATTACTGTCATGCTTTTTACCCCTCTGGGTTTCTTTAAAAACTGGAATGCCCAGAGGGAATGTCACACAGGTGAATGCCATCTGTTAGGAGTTAAAGTGGGCACAAGGGTGAGAAGCACTGACTTTGACGTCTTAATCCTTTTGACCTAGTGGAAGCCTCACCTGAGCCAGGGACAAGCTGCATCACAAATGTTGGCCAGCACAGCGCTGCCCCTCCAAGGGTGGCAAGGGGACATCCTCTGCCTGGGCAGCCCTTCGCTTTTGGAGGTCTTAACCGGTGGAAGGCAGCACGGGGCAAAACTGCCTCACCTTCTCAGTCCTCCACATCATGCGGCTATATTCTAGCTCAATACAATCCTCAGTCTCAGTATCTACTGAGTGACCAGCAGTCAGTCTATGGCCACAGGCCGTAACAGCCTGGTTagctgagcaaactatcacaaggacagaaaaccaaacaccgcatgttctcactcataggtgggaattgagcaatgagaacacgtggacacagggtggggaacatcacacactggggcctgtcgtggggtggcatgggagggatagcattaggagatatacctaatgtaaatgatgagttaacgggtacagcacaccgacatggcacatatatacatatgtaacaaacctgcacgttgtgcacatgtaccctagaacttaaagtatataaaaaaaacaaaaaccaaaaaacctgagtGCATTTCAGCTGCCCCTGCAATGTGAAGGGGGAGAAACCTCTTCAGACACTTCAGCCACAACCATAACACACAAAGAGCTCTTCAaacacaataaaaagacaaagagctCGACAGAAAAACAGACGAGAAATATGAGTAGGCAAATGAACTAAATGCAAACTCCACTGGCCAGGAAATTTATGAAAAGGTGCACAACATCACTTATATTCAGGGAAATGCTATTAAAGTAGCAATAAGGTATCATTTTACATCCATCACACCAAGAAACATTAAGAGGTCTAACAACCAAAGTTACAAGGGAGGTAGAGAAAAAGCACACTCCTCAATTACTAGTGAAGATGGGATGGATTTTAGGAAAGCATTCtggccatttcttttctttccttctttcttttttttttttctttccttttttttaagacagggtcttgctctgtcacccaggctggagtgcagtggcacaatcatggctcactgcaacctctgcttcccgggctcaagaagcgatcctcccacctcagcctccaaagtagctgggactacaggtgcataccaccatgcttgactaatttttgtattttttgtagagatagggtctatgttgcccaggctggtctttcttgaactcctgggctcaagtgatacaccttcctcggcctcccaaagtgctgggattacagttgtgagcatACCCAATGAGAATGCATGTCATTAATTCTGTGGTTAGctaataagaagaaaatgaaaagtaagaGCTCCCTCAATTTTtccttgaacatttttttaaaactaacacAAAGGTGCCAATGAATTTGAGTATTTTGCTTacatccatccactccatccaacTCTCATTCAAATGCTCATTGTGCACCTGCTAAGGTCAGGTGCGTGCTTTCTGCCAAGCATTCCAAGAGGAATGTCACATAGTCTCTGCCCTCAGGAAGCGTACCATCTGGTGGGGAAAGAGATGCTTCCAACAATTCTGATACCTGTGTGATAGGGCCAGCTGCAACttctatattaattaaaaatagaagctgggctcggtggctcacgcctgtaatcccaacactttgggaggcccacggaggtggatcacctgaggtcaggagtttgagaccagcttggccaacacggtgaaaccctgactctactaaaaatacaaaaattagctgggcatggtggcgggtgcctgtaatcccagctactcgggaggctgaggcaggagaatggcttgaacctgggaggtggagattgcagtgagccgagatagcaccattgcattccagcctgggtgacaagagcgaaactctgtatcggaaaaaaaaaaaaaaaagagagagggataACCTGAGATTCTACTCCTGGGGATCTCTTCTATAGAACTAACAGCACCAATAAACACAGTCTTGTATCAGGATGCTCATTACAGAATCATGTAGAATGACAAGAAACTGGAAGCAAGGGAATGCCTACCACCAGGAAAATGGCTGAGTATATAACATATGTTCATACCagggaatattatacagccatcaAAGAGGAATAGGATGAAGTTCTGTT
Coding sequences:
- the ZBED3 gene encoding zinc finger BED domain-containing protein 3, translated to MRSGEPACTMDEARRLDDAAARGGQCPGLEQAPTPPGCLGAPYSEAWGYFHLAPGRPGHPSGHWATCRLCGEQVGRGPGFHAGTSALWRHLRSAHRRELESSGARRSPPAAPCPPPPGPAAAPEGDWARLLEQMGALAVRGSRRERELERREAAVEQGERALERRRRALQEEERAAAQARRELQAEREALQARLREVSRREGALGWAPAAPPLKDDPEGDRDGCVITKVLL